In Rhineura floridana isolate rRhiFlo1 chromosome 1, rRhiFlo1.hap2, whole genome shotgun sequence, the following proteins share a genomic window:
- the LOC133382209 gene encoding small ribosomal subunit protein uS12 isoform X1: MGKCRGLRTARKLRSHRRDQKWHDKQYKKAHLGTALKANPFGGASHAKGIVLEKVGVEAKQPNSAIRKCVRVQLIKNGKKITAFVPNDGCLNFIEENDEVLVAGFGRKGHAVGDIPGVRFKVVKVANVSLLALYKGKKERPRS, translated from the exons GTAAGTGTCGTGGGCTTCGTACTGCCAGGAAGTTGCGCAGTCACCGACGTGATCAGAAGTGGCATGACAAACAGTACAAGAAGGCCCACCTGGGTACTGCTTTGAAAGCCAACCCGTTTGGGGGAGCTTCCCATGCCAAAGGAATTGTCCTGGAAAAAGT GGGTGTAGAGGCTAAACAGCCAAATTCTGCCATCAGGAAGTGTGTCCGAGTCCAGCTGATCAAGAATGGCAAGAAAATAACAGCCTTTGTTCCTAATGATGGTTGTTTGAACTTCATTGAG GAGAATGATGAAGTTCTGGTTGCTGGCTTTGGTCGGAAGGGTCATGCTGTCGGTGATATTCCAGGAGTTCGTTTCAAGGTTGTCAAAGTAGCAAATGTTTCTCTGTTAGCCTTGTACAAAGGCAAAAAGGAGAGACCCAGATCATAA